The nucleotide window CCGGTATCTGGTGCTTTCCGCCTCCCGATTACTCAGGATTTGGCTTTATCTGGAAAATTATTATACAATTTAACATTTACACAAAGTTACAAACCCTGTCAAGAAAATTTAATAAATTTTATAGATGCTATAAGAATTTTTTATAGTTGGATTGATATAAATCCAGTAGCATAACTTCTGAATTCCCGCCTGTCCGGCAGGCAGGTTTTCGCGGGAATTAACACAATCCCGAAGTGCCGGGAACACAAAGGGAGTATAAAAATACACCCTCCCCTTCATCCCCTCCTCTACTAGCCAGTGACCGTCCCGAAACGGGTCTCCGCGCAGGGTCGCTCCGACAAGGGAGGGGAGATATCTTCCCCTATCCGGCTTTTGCGAGTCCTGATTCCAGCGCCTTTCTCATTACTTCAACAGGCGGTTTTTTCCCTGTCCATAATTCAAATGCAAACACGCCCTGCCACAGGAGCATGCCGAGTCCGTTAAGAGTTTTACATCCTTTTTGAGAGGCTTTTCCAAGAAATACTGTTTTTTTATAGACTAAGTCACAGACAATATGCTTTTTGTTGAGGTTGCTTAAATTGATAGGCATCGGGTCGCCCTTTTTAAAACCGAGCGGCGTTGCGTTAATTATTATGTCAAACTCATCAAGCTGATGGCTGATAGCTGATGGCTGATAGCTGAAGAAAAAAATGTTTTTGCGGATTTTTCTTAAATCCCTCACAAGCTTCTCCGCTTTTTTCTTATCTATATCAAACAAAAATAATTTTCCTGCTTTCTCACTGAGATAATAGCTGATTGCGCGCGATGCGCCGCCTGCGCCAATTATCAGAATTTTCTTTCCGCGGACATATATTCCCGCCTCAGATAATGACTTCATAAATCCCCTGCCGTCTGTGTTATATCCGATAAGTTTTCCGTCTTTATTGACGATTGTATTTACTGCGCTGATGAACAGCGCTTCTTTATCAACCTCATCAAGCAAGGATACAACCTTTTCCTTATGCGGCACAGTGACATTTACGCCGGTAAGATTAAGCACTCTTACTGCCTTGACAGCCTGCGGAAGTTCCTCGGGAAGAACTTTAAACGGCAGATAGCACATATCAAGTTTCATTACCTTGAATGCGGCATTATGCATTGCCGGCGACAGTGTGTGCTCTACAGGAAAGCCTAACAATCCAAGTATTTTAGTTTTCCCACTTACATCCATCGGTTATCCCTTTTAATAATCCTTCAGGGGTAGACTCAATCGCCTTGACCCTAATCTGCAGATTTTCCTCAAGGTCCTTCAGCGTCAGATTGTCCAGAAATATGCCGGCGCCGTCTTTAAGCAAAACATTGGGAATTAACAGACAATCGCCTTTTACCTTCCCGATCAGCGTCTTCAGTATATCCTTGCCTGTAAGCAGTCCCGCCACAGTGATTGTCTGACCAAAAAACTTATTTTCTATCTTTAGAATCTCAAGGGAGAGTCCGTCTATGGCGCTGAATTTCTGAGCTGCCTCTTCAAGATACGGCGCAAAAGCAGCGCCCGTAATTGCAAACACTTTTCGCGGCTCCATCTTTTTAGGGATTTTTAATTTCTTCATGGAATTTAAAAATGACGGCGCCAGTCCGACGCCGTTTTCAATCTGAGGAAAGTCGCCGTATTCTCCGATAGGAGGAAATGGCATGTCTGCCTTTATGTATAACTCATCCGCCGCATATATTACGGGGTCTCCGTGGCGTTTTTTAAACCTCTTGCTGAATTGCCTGATCATCTCTATTATTTTTTCAGCCTCGGCCTTTTCAACAGATTTTACATGTGTCTTTCTGTATTTCGTCAATCCCACAGGAACAACTGCGATTGATGCAATATAAGGGTAAAACTTATACAGGTCCTTGATGGTCTTTGAAAGTTCCTCACCGTCATTAACCCCGGGAATTATTACAATCTGTGCGTGCAGCCTTATTTTATTGTTTACAAAATCCTGAATCTCGGCCAGGATATCCGGCGCCTTGGGATTGCCTAATATTTTTCTGCGCAGGTCATTGTTTGTGGTATGAACAGAGACATAAATAGGACTGAGTCTCTGCTCAAAGATGCGTTTTTTATCGGCAGGCGGAAGATTTGTCAGCGTTATATAATTCCCATACAGGAAAGACATCCTGTAATCGTCATCCTTCAGATAAAGCGATTTCCTCATACCCTTGGGCATCTGGTCAACAAAACAGAATAAACATTTATTCCTGCAGGACTTCGGCATGAACGGTTTCAGTTCAAAACCCGGGTCTGTCTTTTGCTTCTTTTTTATCTTAACCAGATGAGTCTTATCCCCCCTCTGGACTTTCAAATCCAGCGTCCCGTCCTTTGAATAGTACATGTAATCAATAAGGTCCTTGACCTGCGCGCCGTTGACAGACAGAATAATGTCGTCCTTTTTAAGTCCGGCCTCATGGGCAATGCTTCCTTCTGTGATATGACTAATTACAAGGCTCATTTATTGATCTTCCCTGCGGCAAGACCACAGGGAATACGCTCACTATCCATTTAACCGCTCTTAACCATCGCATTGTTGGAAATCTTCAATCCCCTGTAAATATAATGTATGCCAGAGGCTGCCGTAAGAAATGCAACTGCAACCATAAAAAATACAGGCATTTCGGCGTTCCCCTTTATATTAATTAATAACAGCGCAAACCCTATCAGGAAAAACTGGCAGAGGTTTGCAGCCTTTCCCACAAGGCTCGGCTCAACCCTTACGGTATGTGTGACAAAATAAAAAATCAGCCAGCCCGTCACCACAATCAGATCCCTGCTTATAACCGTAATTGTAAGCCACTTCGGTATCCAGCCGTAAACGCTCATCAAAATAAAAGACGTTATAAGCAGGAACTTATCCGCAACCGGATCCAGTATGCCTCCCAATGCCGTTATCTGTTTTTTCGCCCTTGCCAAAAGCCCGTCAAGTATGTCGGTAATTCCGGCCGACAGAAAAAGAATAAGGCTGTATTCATAGTAACCGTAAATTAAAGTCGCCGCAAAAAAAGGCAGTAACAATATCCGGATTATTGTCAAAATATTGGGAAGATTGCCTGTTATCGGTCCCAAAAAAAGCCTCCACCTGAGTCTTTCTAAAACAGCCCTTTAACCTTGCCTGTATTTACATCCACGTCAACTCTGCGGTATGCAGGGTCTGATGCTGTTCCCGGCATCAACTTAATTGCGCCTGCAACCGGAACAACAAAGCCCGCGCCTTTGTAAGTGAGAATGTCACGGATGAGAAGCTTCCACCCTTTTGGCACGCCTTTTAAATTAGGATTGTCGGTTAAACTCAGATGGGTCTTGACCATGCATGTTCCGAGTTTTGAAGTCTCGGGGTCTTCCTCCATCTTCTTTGCCTTTACAAACGCATCAGGAGCATATTCCACGCCGTCTGCTCCGTAAACTTCTGTTGCAATTAATTCAATGCGCTTGCGTAATGGTGTGGAAAGTTCATAAAGAAACTTGAAGTTGTTCGGTTCATTGCACGCATCAACAACCGCATCCGCAAGTTCAAGGGCCCCTTCACCGCCAAACTGCCAGTGTTTTGAGAGC belongs to Nitrospirota bacterium and includes:
- a CDS encoding shikimate dehydrogenase, with the protein product MDVSGKTKILGLLGFPVEHTLSPAMHNAAFKVMKLDMCYLPFKVLPEELPQAVKAVRVLNLTGVNVTVPHKEKVVSLLDEVDKEALFISAVNTIVNKDGKLIGYNTDGRGFMKSLSEAGIYVRGKKILIIGAGGASRAISYYLSEKAGKLFLFDIDKKKAEKLVRDLRKIRKNIFFFSYQPSAISHQLDEFDIIINATPLGFKKGDPMPINLSNLNKKHIVCDLVYKKTVFLGKASQKGCKTLNGLGMLLWQGVFAFELWTGKKPPVEVMRKALESGLAKAG
- a CDS encoding DUF512 domain-containing protein — protein: MSLVISHITEGSIAHEAGLKKDDIILSVNGAQVKDLIDYMYYSKDGTLDLKVQRGDKTHLVKIKKKQKTDPGFELKPFMPKSCRNKCLFCFVDQMPKGMRKSLYLKDDDYRMSFLYGNYITLTNLPPADKKRIFEQRLSPIYVSVHTTNNDLRRKILGNPKAPDILAEIQDFVNNKIRLHAQIVIIPGVNDGEELSKTIKDLYKFYPYIASIAVVPVGLTKYRKTHVKSVEKAEAEKIIEMIRQFSKRFKKRHGDPVIYAADELYIKADMPFPPIGEYGDFPQIENGVGLAPSFLNSMKKLKIPKKMEPRKVFAITGAAFAPYLEEAAQKFSAIDGLSLEILKIENKFFGQTITVAGLLTGKDILKTLIGKVKGDCLLIPNVLLKDGAGIFLDNLTLKDLEENLQIRVKAIESTPEGLLKGITDGCKWEN
- a CDS encoding CDP-alcohol phosphatidyltransferase family protein — encoded protein: MGPITGNLPNILTIIRILLLPFFAATLIYGYYEYSLILFLSAGITDILDGLLARAKKQITALGGILDPVADKFLLITSFILMSVYGWIPKWLTITVISRDLIVVTGWLIFYFVTHTVRVEPSLVGKAANLCQFFLIGFALLLINIKGNAEMPVFFMVAVAFLTAASGIHYIYRGLKISNNAMVKSG